From the genome of Candidatus Chlamydia corallus, one region includes:
- the lpdA gene encoding dihydrolipoyl dehydrogenase produces the protein MTQEFDCVVIGAGPGGYVAAITAAQSGLRTTLIEENQAGGTCLNRGCIPSKALIAGANVVSQIKHAEQFGIHIDGYTINYPAMTKRKNTVIQGIRQGLEGLIQSNKITVLKGRGSLASSTEVKVVGQDTTLVKTKQIILATGSEPRPFPGVPFSSRILSSTGILDLATLPKKLAIIGGGVIGCEFASLFHTLEVEITIIEALDHILEVNNTEVSKAVTDKFTKQGIRILTKASISLMEETQNHVHITVNGQVEAFDYVLVAIGRQFNTASIGLDNAGVIRDDRGVIPVDETMRTNVPNIYAIGDITGKWLLAHVASHQGMIAGKNASGYNEIMDYSAVPSVIFTQPEVAMVGLSLQAAKQQNLPAKLTKFPFKAIGKAVALGEADGFAAIVSHENTQQILGAYVIGPHASSLIGEMTLAIRNELTLPCVYETIHAHPTLSEVWAEGALLATNHPLHLPPKS, from the coding sequence ATGACCCAAGAGTTTGACTGTGTTGTTATTGGTGCGGGACCTGGAGGCTATGTTGCCGCAATCACTGCTGCACAATCAGGACTGCGGACTACTCTTATTGAAGAAAACCAAGCTGGAGGAACCTGCTTAAATCGCGGATGCATTCCTTCAAAAGCACTCATTGCTGGAGCAAATGTTGTTTCTCAAATTAAGCATGCAGAACAGTTCGGCATCCATATCGATGGTTATACAATCAACTATCCCGCTATGACAAAAAGAAAAAATACTGTCATCCAAGGGATCCGCCAAGGCTTAGAAGGATTAATCCAGAGTAACAAGATCACTGTCTTAAAAGGAAGAGGATCTCTAGCATCGTCCACAGAAGTTAAAGTTGTTGGCCAAGACACTACCCTAGTCAAAACTAAACAGATTATCCTAGCTACAGGATCGGAACCACGTCCTTTCCCAGGGGTTCCCTTCTCATCTAGAATTTTAAGTTCCACAGGGATCTTAGATCTTGCGACTCTCCCCAAAAAGCTTGCCATTATTGGTGGTGGCGTTATCGGCTGTGAATTTGCTTCTCTATTCCACACTTTAGAAGTTGAGATTACTATCATAGAAGCTCTGGATCATATTCTGGAAGTTAACAATACAGAAGTTTCTAAAGCTGTAACCGATAAATTTACCAAACAAGGAATTAGGATTCTTACAAAAGCCTCTATCTCTCTAATGGAGGAAACTCAAAATCACGTTCATATTACTGTCAATGGTCAAGTGGAAGCGTTTGATTACGTCTTGGTGGCTATTGGTCGACAATTTAATACGGCGAGTATAGGCCTTGATAATGCTGGAGTTATCCGGGATGATCGTGGTGTGATTCCTGTTGATGAAACGATGCGCACCAATGTTCCAAATATCTATGCTATTGGGGACATCACAGGAAAGTGGTTACTCGCTCATGTAGCTTCCCACCAAGGCATGATTGCTGGGAAAAATGCTTCTGGATATAACGAAATCATGGATTATTCGGCCGTACCTTCTGTAATCTTTACCCAGCCAGAAGTTGCTATGGTAGGTCTATCTTTACAAGCAGCCAAACAACAAAATCTCCCCGCAAAGCTAACGAAATTTCCTTTTAAAGCAATTGGAAAAGCTGTTGCTTTGGGAGAAGCTGATGGTTTTGCTGCCATTGTGAGTCATGAAAATACCCAGCAGATACTCGGAGCTTATGTCATAGGACCCCATGCCTCATCATTAATTGGAGAGATGACCTTAGCAATCCGCAACGAGCTCACTTTACCTTGCGTATATGAAACAATTCATGCCCATCCAACACTCTCTGAAGTTTGGGCCGAAGGCGCTTTACTTGCTACAAACCACCCTTTACACCTTCCTCCTAAGTCATGA
- the lipA gene encoding lipoyl synthase, translating into MKSRTNSNTDETVVRKKLPERFPKWLQRPLPQGSVFHSTDATIKRSGMPTVCEEALCPNRAECWSRKTATYLALGDTCTRRCGFCNIGYSKCPPSLDPTEPERIASSAKEMNLKHIVITMVARDDLKDGGAQGLVNIIQKLHEELPQASIEVLASDFQGNVSALHTLLNSNITIYNHNVETIERLSPLVRHKATYTRSMFMLEQAANYLPNLKIKSGIMVGLGETEGEVKQTLKDLASVGVRIVTIGQYLRPSRRHIPVKSYVTPETFDYYRRIGEAMGLFVYAGPFVRSSFNADMVLTSIQEKASA; encoded by the coding sequence ATGAAATCTAGGACAAATTCAAATACAGACGAAACTGTCGTTCGAAAAAAACTCCCCGAGCGCTTTCCTAAATGGTTACAAAGACCTTTGCCACAAGGTTCTGTATTTCACTCTACGGATGCTACAATAAAACGATCAGGAATGCCGACAGTATGCGAAGAAGCCCTCTGCCCTAATAGAGCCGAATGTTGGTCTCGTAAAACCGCCACATACCTAGCTCTTGGCGATACCTGTACCCGGCGCTGCGGTTTTTGTAATATTGGGTATTCTAAATGCCCCCCATCCTTAGATCCTACAGAACCCGAGCGTATTGCTTCTTCAGCTAAAGAGATGAATTTGAAACATATTGTGATCACGATGGTAGCTCGCGACGACCTTAAAGATGGGGGTGCACAGGGTTTAGTCAACATCATTCAAAAGTTACACGAAGAACTTCCTCAAGCTTCTATAGAAGTTCTTGCTTCTGATTTTCAAGGTAATGTTTCTGCTCTGCACACCCTTTTGAATTCTAATATTACTATTTATAATCACAATGTCGAAACTATAGAGAGGCTCTCGCCTCTAGTAAGGCATAAAGCCACTTACACCAGGTCTATGTTCATGTTAGAACAGGCCGCAAACTACCTCCCTAATCTTAAAATTAAATCTGGTATCATGGTAGGATTAGGCGAAACTGAAGGAGAAGTCAAGCAGACTCTCAAAGATCTAGCGTCAGTAGGAGTTCGTATTGTTACTATAGGCCAATACTTACGTCCTTCCCGTAGGCATATCCCCGTCAAAAGTTACGTGACTCCAGAGACTTTTGATTATTACCGCCGAATCGGAGAAGCTATGGGTCTTTTTGTCTATGCAGGACCTTTTGTACGATCTAGTTTTAATGCTGATATGGTGTTAACTTCTATACAAGAGAAAGCATCAGCTTAG